Within the Acidimicrobiales bacterium genome, the region CTCCTTCATGAACGCCCGCAGCCGCAGCACGCCGGCCAGCATCAGCTCGTGGTCCCGGTTGAACACGCCGGAGAAGCCGGGGCTGGCGAACGGCGGCATCATCGACGGCCGCACCACGCCCTCGTACTCCTCCCGCCCGAAGTCGGCGGCGTAGCGCATGGTGGCGGTGGCCCCGTCGTACAGGCGGGAGAGGTCGTCCATGGCCCGCACGGCGGTGCGCCAGTCCCCGGCCTCCAGCGCGGCGATCGCCTCGTCCAGCCGGGTGTTCATGGCGACGAGCAGCACGTGGAAGGCGTGGTGCCCGAGCTTCCAGCGGAGGGCGGCGGCGGCGACCGGCGCCGGCGGCGGGCCGGCGGTCACGTCGCCCGCTCCGCGGCGGCCACCCACCGCTCCAGGGTCACCCGGTGCACGGCGAGGAGCGCCTCGAGGATCTGGGCCCGGTCGGCGGCGGACAGCGAGGACCGGTCGAGGTCCGACCGCAGCTCCTCGTCGATGCGCAGGCACGTGCGCGACCAGGCGAGCAGGCTCGGGTCGTCGCGGACGATGCGGAAGTAGACGTCGTACTCGTCCGGGGTCGACGCGCCCGTCTCGGGGTCGGGGACCTTCGAGTCGGGCGGGATGGCCAGCGGGGCGATCAGTCCGAAGTCGGGCGGAACCTCGTCGTCCGCGGCCACGGCTACCCCTGGTCGCCGTCCAGGTCCCCGAGCACGACGGTCGCCCCGATGCGACCCGGCGCCCCGAACACCCCGCCTCCAGGATGGGCCCCCGACCCGCAGAGGTACAGCCCGGGGACCGGTGTGTGGTGGCTGGTCGCTCCCTCCCCCTGCCGCAGCAGGAACAGCTGGTCGAGGGCCATGGCGCCGTGGTACAGGTCGCCGCCGGTCAGCCCGAGGCGCCGCTCGAGGTCGACGGGGGAGAGCACGACCCGGTCCACCACCGACTCGGTGATGCCCGGCAGGTACTCCTCCATGCACTCGAGGACGCGGTCGCCGTAGGCCTCCTTCACGTCGTCCCACTCGCCCTCGGCGAGGTGGTACGGCGTGTACTGGAGGTAGATGCCCATCAGGTGCCGGCCCTCGGGGGCGACGGTCGGGTCGAGCACGCTCGGCACCGTGCACTCGATGTGGGGCCGGTGCGACGGGCGGCCGGCCCTGGCGTCGGCGTAGGCCTCCTCGAGGTAGTCGAGGGTCGGGGCGATCAGCATCGTCCCCTGGTGCTGCGGGCCGACCCCGTCGCCGTCGAAGCCGAGCGGCTCGGGCAGCCGGTCGAGGGCGAGGTGCATCTTCATGGCGACGCCGTCGAAGCGCCGGTTCTCCATGCGGTGGCGGAAGGCGGGCGGCAGGTCGCCCGCGTCCATGAGCTTCACGAACGTCGTGTGCGGGTCGCAGGCCGACACGACCGCCGTCGCCCTGATCTCCTCGCCCGAGTCGAGGACGACGCCCTCGGCGCCGTGCGGTCCGACGAGGATGCGGGCGACGGCCGCCTCGGTGCGGATGGTGGCGCCGTGGCTGGTCGCCTTGCTGGCCAGCGCCTTGGTGATGCCGCCCATCCCGCCCCGCACCTGCCCCCACGCCGGCCGGCCCACCTCGGTGGTGCCGGTCATGTGGTACAGCATCAGGTAGGCGCTGCCCGGCATCGACGGGCTGGCGTCCACGCCGGTGATCCCGTCGATCACGAGCGGGCACTTGATGGCGTCGGACTCGAACCACCGCCCGAGGTAGCCGGCCGCGCTCCCGCCCAGCAGCTCCACGAGGTGGGCGAGGTCCCGGTCGGACAGCTCGGCCGCCCGCCGGAACAGGCCCCGGATGGCGGCGCCGGCGGCCGACCCGTCGCCGTCGAGGCCGGGGAGCGGGTTGAGCAGGATCGGCTCCATGAAGTCCCCGAGCCGGCGCATGGTCGCCCCGTACTCGGGATAGGCGGCCGCGTCGGCCTCGGAGAACTTGGCGATCTGCCGCTGGCACTCGACCTCGTCGGAGCCGAGCATCAGGTGCCGGTGGTCGGGGAACAGGGCGACGACCGACGGGTTGCGGGGCACGAACTCGACGCCGTGGGCGTGGAGGTCCAGCTCCTGCACGATCTCCTGGCGGAACAGCGACGTCACCAGGCTCGCCGTCGAGCACTTGTAGCCCGGCATCAGCTCCTCGGTGACGCACGCCCCGCCGATCACGTCCCGACGCTCGAGCACCGTCACCGACCGCCCGGCCATGGCCAGGTAGGCGGCGCAGACGAGGCCGTTGTGCCCGGCGCCGACGACGACCACGTCGACCGGACCTCCGCTGGACCGTGCGTCGGTCATTGGCGTCTCCCGCCCCGGGGAGGTCCCCCCTTCCCCGAAGTGCCGCTCATCTTATGCACGGAACCGGACGCCGCCCGTACGCAGCGTGAGATTTCAGGAGGAGGTCGCCGCCGGAGCCTCCGCGCCGAGGTAGCCCATGCGGCGCAGCTCGTGGCCGGCCAGCCGCTCGAACTCGGCGATCTGGTCGGGGGTCAGCTCGGAGCGGTGGCGGCCGACCTTGGCGCTCGACAGCGCCTCGGCCGTCGCCTCTGCGCTCGGGTGGTCCCACGGGTTCTGGTGCAGGGTGTGGGGCAGCTCGGAGTGGCGCAGGAGGGCGTCGTCCCAGGCGAGCCCGAGGAACGCCACCACCCGCTCGAGGGTCGGCCGGGGGTCGCCCACCAGGTCCTCGTAGCGGACCTCGAGGTAGCGGCCGGGCGGGGCCACCGTGTGGGGCCGCTCGACGACGCCGAGCCAGCCGGCGGCCGCCTCCTCGATCGTCTTGTAAGCCCACTCCTGGCCGCCGGTGAGGTTCGACGCGGCCACGTCCCGCCCGTCCCTGATCGTGTGGACGAACTGGGCCCTGGGCCAGCGCCGGGCGAAGTCGTCGACCCGGTGGACCTGGCGCTGGATCTTGATCCCCCAGCGCCGCCGGCCGGTCGCCCGCCGCCGGTGCTCGCCGATCCGGTCGATCACGACGCAGCGCTCGTCGAAGTCGGCCACGTCGGTGCCGAGCTCGTCGACGACCTCGGCGACGATGCGCCGGACGTCGGCCCACTCCACGCCGAAGCGGTGGCACTGCTTCACGAACTGGACGCCGAAGTACCAGTGGGGGTCGGCCGTCTCCACCCCCTGCCCCTGCACCCGCGGGTCGCCGGCCAGGAGCAGGTCGGCCGACTCGACCACGTACGGGCCGAGGTTCTCGGGCTCGGTGAAGTCGAGCTCGGGGCCGACCACGAGGTCGGGGTGGGAGTCGAGCACCACGCTCGTCAGGGTCGTCCCCGAGCGGTTGTCACCGCCGACGAGGACGGGGTCCGACGACAGGGGTTCCAGCGCC harbors:
- a CDS encoding sulfotransferase, producing the protein MAALEPLSSDPVLVGGDNRSGTTLTSVVLDSHPDLVVGPELDFTEPENLGPYVVESADLLLAGDPRVQGQGVETADPHWYFGVQFVKQCHRFGVEWADVRRIVAEVVDELGTDVADFDERCVVIDRIGEHRRRATGRRRWGIKIQRQVHRVDDFARRWPRAQFVHTIRDGRDVAASNLTGGQEWAYKTIEEAAAGWLGVVERPHTVAPPGRYLEVRYEDLVGDPRPTLERVVAFLGLAWDDALLRHSELPHTLHQNPWDHPSAEATAEALSSAKVGRHRSELTPDQIAEFERLAGHELRRMGYLGAEAPAATSS
- a CDS encoding NAD(P)/FAD-dependent oxidoreductase, producing MTDARSSGGPVDVVVVGAGHNGLVCAAYLAMAGRSVTVLERRDVIGGACVTEELMPGYKCSTASLVTSLFRQEIVQELDLHAHGVEFVPRNPSVVALFPDHRHLMLGSDEVECQRQIAKFSEADAAAYPEYGATMRRLGDFMEPILLNPLPGLDGDGSAAGAAIRGLFRRAAELSDRDLAHLVELLGGSAAGYLGRWFESDAIKCPLVIDGITGVDASPSMPGSAYLMLYHMTGTTEVGRPAWGQVRGGMGGITKALASKATSHGATIRTEAAVARILVGPHGAEGVVLDSGEEIRATAVVSACDPHTTFVKLMDAGDLPPAFRHRMENRRFDGVAMKMHLALDRLPEPLGFDGDGVGPQHQGTMLIAPTLDYLEEAYADARAGRPSHRPHIECTVPSVLDPTVAPEGRHLMGIYLQYTPYHLAEGEWDDVKEAYGDRVLECMEEYLPGITESVVDRVVLSPVDLERRLGLTGGDLYHGAMALDQLFLLRQGEGATSHHTPVPGLYLCGSGAHPGGGVFGAPGRIGATVVLGDLDGDQG